GGAAGCATCCCCCTTGAGAACTACCCCCTTATATTTGTGATAACAGTGGGAGGATTGCCCTTGCTTGCCCAGATTCTCCTTAAAGTCAAAAGGGGCGATTTTGGGGCTGATGTCCTGGCTGCAATTGCGCTCATTACGGCAGCCCTTCTCGACCAGTACCTCGCAGCCACCTTAATTATCTTGATGTTGGCCAGTGGGCAGGCTCTGGAAACTTATGCCTTGGGAAAAGCTTCTTCTGTCCTGAAAGCCCTGGCGGATCGGATGCCGTCCACGGCGCATTTAAAAGAAGGAGAGACTATTCGGGAAATTAATCTTAACGACATTAAAATCGGAGATCAAATCGCTGTTTTTCCCCATGAAGTGAGCCCCGTGGATGGCGTCGTTTATGAGGGTCAGGGTAAAATGGATGAATCTTATCTCACGGGCGAGCCTTATCAACTGGCCAAAGCTCCAGGGACCACCATCCTTTCCGGAGCGATCAATGGGGAAACCATGCTTATCGTCCAAGCAGAGAAATTACCTGTCGATTCGCGATATAACAAAATTGTCGAAGTCATGACCGAAAGCCAACAGAAGCGACCAACCTTACGTCGTCTTGGAGATCAGGTTGGGGCGGTTTTTGTGCCCATCGCTTTGGGGTTTGCAGGCTTGGCTTGGGTCTTATCCGGAGATCCGATGCGATTCCTGTCCGTTTTGGTCATTGCCACCCCTTGCCCGCTCTTGATTGCAATTCCGATCACCATCATCAGTGCCATCTCTATGGCCGCACGGCAAGGTATTATCATCAAAGATCCTGTAGCCTTAGAGCGGCTCCCAACTTGTCGAACAGCGATATTTGATAAAACGGGCACCTTAACTTACGGAAAGCCAGAGCTCATCAATGCCTTTATTGCACCTGGATTTGAAGAAATGCGCGTGCTGCAGTTGGCCTCAAGCCTTGAAAAATACTCCAAACATCCTTTGGCTCAAGGGTTCATCAAAGCAACTCGTAAACATAAGCTTCTCTTAAGAGAAGCCACCAAGGTATCCGAAAGGCCAGGACAAGGATTAACAGGTGTCATTGAGGGTCAAAAGATTCACATTACCCATCGAAAGAGACTCCTTGAAGTATCCCCAAACATCGCCGCTCACCTGCCCTCCATTAATCCAGGCCTGGAATGTATTGTAATGATCAATAATGCTTACGCAGGCACATTTCAGTTTCGGGATGCCCCTCGAAAAGAAGGGCTGTCCTTCATTCGCCACCTCGGGCCCAAGCACAAGATCAATCGCATTCTCCTTGTGTCTGGAGACAAAGAATCCGAAGTGCGCTATCTTGCAGATTTGCTGAAAATTCGTGAAGTTCATTTCTCGCAAAGCCCAGAACAGAAACTCGATATTATGCGCCATGAAATCGCCCTCGCCCCCACGCTGTTTGTCGGTGACGGTATTAATGATGCGCCCGCCCTCACCCTTGCCACTGTTGGGATTGCCTTTGGCAGTGAGAATAATATTACAGCAGCTGCGGCCGGCGTTGTTGTATTAGATAATAATTTGCGTAAAGTCGATCAATTTATCCATATCAGCTACACCATGCGAAAGATTGCCCTACAAAGTGCTGTGGGGGGGATGGTATTAAGCCTCATTGGCATGGGATTTGCCGCGTTTGGGTATATCACCCCGGTTGCTGGCGCTCTTCTTCAAGAAGGCATCGATATACTCGCCATCTTTAATGCCCTTCGCCTCACCTTCGGCCAAAAAATTAAGACGGATATGAAAGGGTGAGCTCTACCCTGTGCCGATTAGATTGGGACCTCCATAAGACCCGTAAGGTTGGGGGTGAAAAGGTTTTTGGAATAATATTATCTATTCAACTAGTTACGTCATTGCGAGAAGCGCCCGTGCTTTAGCGCGTGGCGGGACGCCTCGCAATGACGGAATTTGTTTACAATAAATGGGATCTCTCATACCCCTCATCCGCTCCTCTTTTGCATCGAGGAGTTTCACAACCTCCCCCCCTAAGGGGAGAGGTCAATACAATTTTTAATATTAATATGGTGAATTAAGACGAGATATAAAAGCCTTAAGCAGCTTTTAAGAAGCCCTCAAGCTTTTGAGTTGCCGACGATTCATCAATTTGCTCAACGGCTGCGAGTTCGCGCACAAAGCGCTCCAATGCAGCTTGATAAATTTGACGCTCGCTGTAAGATTGGTCCGATTGAGTGGTTGCCCGGTACAAGTCACGAATGACTTCAGCAATAGATTTTGGATCACCAGAATTGATTTTTGCTTCGTATTCTTGAGCGCGGCGGCTCCACATGGTGCGGCGGGATTTGGTGCGGATAGTGAGCATTTGCAAAGCGACACCCATATCTTCAGAAGTACTCAAAGGGCGAAGACCAGCGGCTTTCGCTTTTGACAAAGGCAAGCGTAAGATCATACGATCTTTCTCAAAAGAAACAACCACAAGAGAAACTTCGATCTCTCCAATGGACTGAGTTTCGTGACCAACAACACGGCCTACGCCATGGGCTGGGTAAACAACATAATCACCTTCGTTAAACATTTTTGTCATCTTAATGGTCGTCATTGTCAAACTCGCTTTTCTAATAATTCGATTGAAGGACCTTAATTTACAATAGGCTCTTTGGCCTCGTTACGAGGGGCTATGATTTAACCCCCATTGGTTTATCACTAAAGTGATCTTGAAACTTGTTCTTTACGGTTAGCCATTCGTCAGCGTCCGCAGGTGAAGTGCCTTTACGGGTGATGTTGGGCCACTTCTCAGCATATTGCCGATTCATTTCAACCCATTTCTCGGACCCTTGTGCCGTGTCAGGAATAATCGCTTCCGCCGGACATTCAGGTTCACAAACACCACAATCAATGCATTCTTCCGGATTGATGACGAGCATGTTCTCGCCTTCGTAAAAACAATCAACGGGACAGACTTCAACACAATCCATGTATTTACATCTAATGCAGGCTTCTGTAACAACGTAAGTCATTGCAAATCTTTTATGTTATTGTGCTCTTTCCAAGTACAATAACGAACTCTATGAATAACACCTTGGTCTATTTATATACCACATTTTTAACGGATAAACAACGTAAAAGACATTAAACTGATCTTGAAAGAGGTAATGCTCTTAAATGTAGCCCCTGCAGCGGGGCTGCAGGAATCCTGAAGCAACGGTCAAGGCCAAAGTCTTACGGGCTTGATAATTTGGCTTGCTTATTCTTGAACACGGACACAAACAAGCTTGTGAATACCGGGTTCTAAAACAGCGATTCCCTTCTCAAGACTTTGCTCTAGGTCACCTGTTTTATACTTCAGTTTACTCACAAGCTTCGAAGATCCTCTTACAATGGCCAAAGTCCCGAAAGAAGGATCAACGGTGAGCTTTCCAATATTGAAATTCAGAATAATATCCCTTAAGCGCCACTGGAGACCCTGGATGAGGTCTTCGCAACCCTGACAACAATCTCGATAAGAAGAAATTGCCAAAACAGCATGCTTGATGGTTACCCTATTTGTCGTTTGTCTATTTAAAGTATTTTGCAATTTATTTTCGAGTAAATATCCAATTTTTTTGCAAAGAATTAAGGCAAATATAGCTTCAGAATCAAGACAATTATTTTTCCAGGCACCCCCGATCACTTCTTGGCGTAATTTTGCTTCCATGAATTTACCAAGAGCAATGCTCTTATCATCAGGAGCTCTTCCGTAGATGTCATCCTTTTCTTTGTCGTTAAGCAAATCTTGCATCGCGTTAACAATACGATACCTTTTCTTAAATTCGATATCTGATTTTTTTAAAAATTTTCCGCCTGCCAAGAACACTTCATTGAGAATAATTGTTAACGGTTCCATGGTTCCATCATTTATTTGATAGAAAATTGTGAAAGCAGCTTTTGCGACATTGGGAAGTTTATCAGCATCTTTTTGGGCATGATGAATTTTTTCTTTGAGCACGCGCAAAAAGTTTTCATCAAAACACGTCGGGGACTCCTCAAAAGGAAACTCGTAAACAGTGTCTTCTAATCTATATTGGGTTAAATTCCGGTACTCTTTATGGGGTTCTATATCCCTTATATGTTTAATCAATTTTGGCACTGGTTTGAGAGCCGGCTCTCCGGCACTGGGTTGTGGGTCTCGTTTAGTTTTTTCTACTGCTGGGGAGGATGGTTTTATTGCATTAACAAGGGATGACCATGACTTTTTGGCTGGCTCTGAAGACTCTGTCGTCCCTTTATCTTTACCTTGATGAGGGTCAATGGTGACAATGGACTTGGCTTTGCCACCCTTTGATTTTTCGGCATTGGACTTGAGTGAAGTGGCTTTAGGGGCAGCTGGGACAATCCTCACCAAAGGGGCTGATGAAGGTTTTAGGGAAGTCTCTTGAGCCGCAAGTGCCGCTTTAGGTCTACCCTTTTTAGTAACTAATACCCATGAAGAGTTTTCCGAAGCTGAATCTGAAGATTCTGCTGCCAAACTCATTGAGGAAAGACTTACACAAGCCGCAATAGTATAAAGAAAATATTTGTTCATTTTTAAGCGCTCCAATTTATAATTTTTGTGTATTGTTTATATAATATTAGAACTATCAATTTACAAGTAAAAAAGGACAAATAAATATATTAAAAGTAATTTAGTACGCAATGCTTTTCAAATACAGCCCTTGCGGCGGCGCTGTAGGACCACTGAGTCGACGGTCGCGGGCCTCAAGCATCGTCGGAATCATATCCACGTCGATGCATCCCTCCCCAATCCTCTTCAAGGTTCCCATCATAATACGCACCTGATTGTGCAAAAAAGAACGAGAGGCAACTTCTGCAATAATATACCCACCCCCTTCCATGGGCACGTAACGAATATCAAAAGCATCAAGCGTTCTAACGGGGGAATTCGCCTGACAACGGGTTGCGCGAAAACTTGTGAAATCATGATGTCCTACAAGGTGCTTCGCCGCCTCAATCATCTTTTCCACATCTAAGGGCGCAATCACGTGCCAGGCTTGATTGGCCTCAAGGACCAGGGGAGCCCGACGATTGTAAATGCGATATTCATACACCCGCCCGGTTGCGGAAAATCGCGCGTGAAAATCAGGCGCCGCTTCTTCTGCTTTTAGAATAACGACACCGCGATTGCGTAAATAATGATTCAAGCCATCGCACAAACGATAACCGGGAACATCATGATTCAAATCAACGTGAGCCACTTGTCCCAAAGCATGAACGCCCGCATCGGTGCGGCCCGCGCCTTCCACAATGACATCTTGATCAAACAATGCTTTGATGGCATCTTCGATGGTGCTTTGGACGGACGTTTGCTTTCTCTGGCGTTGCCACCCGCTAAAGCGATTGCCCTCATATTCGATGGTTAATTTGTAGCGGGGCATGGCATCACGGTTCCGACGGGCAAGGAATAACCCCTCAAAAAGCTGACCGCGTCTAATGCTGCACCGCCGGGGCGCTGGATCATTTTGATGCGCAAAGCGTCTTTTCCACAAGCGATGGTCAATTGGTCGTCAAGAACGGTTCCTGGAGCCCCTGATGTGTTGGGAATCGCTTCGGCGGAAGAGACTTTCAACCGAGTGCCATTGTGCTCAAACCAAACACCCGGCCAAGGGGATAGCGCTTGAATTTTCCGAACCAAAACATCCGCTGATTCCTGCCAATTGATTTGGCCTTCTTCCTTCGTCAGTTTGGCAGCGTAAGTCACGCCCTCTGTCGGTTGCGGTGTGGGAAGTAAAGTTCCCGCCGCATAACCTTCTAACGCTTCAAGAAGGAGAGGCCCCCCCATGATTGAGAGAGCATCATGCAAAGAGGACGCTGTTGTTTGGGGTGTGATCGGAATACTTTTTTTAAGAAACATCGGACCGGTATCGAGACCTTCATCCATTTTCATAATGGTAATGCCGGTTTCTGGATCGCCCGCTTCAATGGACCGTTGAATAGGTGCAGCTCCGCGCCATCTGGGCAAGAGGGACGCATGAACATTTATACATCCCAATCGGGGCGCCTCCAAAATGGCTTTTGGTAAAATTAATCCATAGGCAACGACAATGGCAATATCCGCGTTGTGGGAAGCAAAAAGAGCTTGCTCATCAATGCCTTTCAGACTTAATGGGGTAAAGACGGCAAGTCCTGCCGCGTCTGCAACTTGGTGGATGTCACTCTTTTGAATTTGATGGCCGCGCCCACTGGGGCGGGGAGGTTGAGAATAGACCGCAACAATGTCGTGATGACTATTCAATAAAGCTTGAAGGGTTGGAACAGAAAATGCAGGTGTCCCCATGAAAATGATCTTTAGGGGAGGTGTGGTCATTGCTGATATCTCCGTGCTTTCAGAAGTTTACGGATGAAGATTTCCTGTTTCAATCGCGAGAAATGATCAAAGTAAAGAATGCCGTTCAAATGGTCCATTTCGTGCTGCACACAGCGCGCCTTAATTCCGTCTAAATCCAATTCGACTGTTTTATTATGTTCATTCGTGAAGCGAATTTTAGCGCTGAGGGGACGCTCAACAGGCCCATACAGATTGGGCACCGACAAACAAGCCTCATCCATCTGACAGGTTTCTTCCGACGTCCACAACAGCTCAGGATTCACCAATTTAAGAACATCTGGACCCAGGTCGTCTTCACCGGCATTAAAATCGATCACAATGACGCGCTTGTCCACGCCGACT
This portion of the Alphaproteobacteria bacterium genome encodes:
- the truA gene encoding tRNA pseudouridine(38-40) synthase TruA: MPRYKLTIEYEGNRFSGWQRQRKQTSVQSTIEDAIKALFDQDVIVEGAGRTDAGVHALGQVAHVDLNHDVPGYRLCDGLNHYLRNRGVVILKAEEAAPDFHARFSATGRVYEYRIYNRRAPLVLEANQAWHVIAPLDVEKMIEAAKHLVGHHDFTSFRATRCQANSPVRTLDAFDIRYVPMEGGGYIIAEVASRSFLHNQVRIMMGTLKRIGEGCIDVDMIPTMLEARDRRLSGPTAPPQGLYLKSIAY
- the fmt gene encoding methionyl-tRNA formyltransferase — translated: MTTPPLKIIFMGTPAFSVPTLQALLNSHHDIVAVYSQPPRPSGRGHQIQKSDIHQVADAAGLAVFTPLSLKGIDEQALFASHNADIAIVVAYGLILPKAILEAPRLGCINVHASLLPRWRGAAPIQRSIEAGDPETGITIMKMDEGLDTGPMFLKKSIPITPQTTASSLHDALSIMGGPLLLEALEGYAAGTLLPTPQPTEGVTYAAKLTKEEGQINWQESADVLVRKIQALSPWPGVWFEHNGTRLKVSSAEAIPNTSGAPGTVLDDQLTIACGKDALRIKMIQRPGGAALDAVSFLRGYSLPVGTVMPCPATN
- the cadA gene encoding cadmium-translocating P-type ATPase translates to MAQLQKLLGFGSRWQMQLVCLSILMIFAHLLLKILPFPSLGSIPLENYPLIFVITVGGLPLLAQILLKVKRGDFGADVLAAIALITAALLDQYLAATLIILMLASGQALETYALGKASSVLKALADRMPSTAHLKEGETIREINLNDIKIGDQIAVFPHEVSPVDGVVYEGQGKMDESYLTGEPYQLAKAPGTTILSGAINGETMLIVQAEKLPVDSRYNKIVEVMTESQQKRPTLRRLGDQVGAVFVPIALGFAGLAWVLSGDPMRFLSVLVIATPCPLLIAIPITIISAISMAARQGIIIKDPVALERLPTCRTAIFDKTGTLTYGKPELINAFIAPGFEEMRVLQLASSLEKYSKHPLAQGFIKATRKHKLLLREATKVSERPGQGLTGVIEGQKIHITHRKRLLEVSPNIAAHLPSINPGLECIVMINNAYAGTFQFRDAPRKEGLSFIRHLGPKHKINRILLVSGDKESEVRYLADLLKIREVHFSQSPEQKLDIMRHEIALAPTLFVGDGINDAPALTLATVGIAFGSENNITAAAAGVVVLDNNLRKVDQFIHISYTMRKIALQSAVGGMVLSLIGMGFAAFGYITPVAGALLQEGIDILAIFNALRLTFGQKIKTDMKG
- the def gene encoding peptide deformylase, which encodes MAILTVLTAPHPKLKIVAKPVETVNDEIRRLMDDMLETMYPNDGMGLAAPQVGVDKRVIVIDFNAGEDDLGPDVLKLVNPELLWTSEETCQMDEACLSVPNLYGPVERPLSAKIRFTNEHNKTVELDLDGIKARCVQHEMDHLNGILYFDHFSRLKQEIFIRKLLKARRYQQ
- a CDS encoding ferredoxin family protein; the protein is MTYVVTEACIRCKYMDCVEVCPVDCFYEGENMLVINPEECIDCGVCEPECPAEAIIPDTAQGSEKWVEMNRQYAEKWPNITRKGTSPADADEWLTVKNKFQDHFSDKPMGVKS
- a CDS encoding CarD family transcriptional regulator; amino-acid sequence: MTKMFNEGDYVVYPAHGVGRVVGHETQSIGEIEVSLVVVSFEKDRMILRLPLSKAKAAGLRPLSTSEDMGVALQMLTIRTKSRRTMWSRRAQEYEAKINSGDPKSIAEVIRDLYRATTQSDQSYSERQIYQAALERFVRELAAVEQIDESSATQKLEGFLKAA